The Deltaproteobacteria bacterium genome includes a region encoding these proteins:
- a CDS encoding HEAT repeat domain-containing protein: protein MTRRTIIVSILAIGLVILPALAPAASPVSRLKDPATRHADADSILEQILDQGAGAVPELTTMAGQASSGSDVESFQRSHRARVTAITLLGDMNAASAIPTLAAIVKSSGEVSAINNAARSMGRMGGAAAYAALSGILAYVNQAPDALAFERKKAVIMALGLCGEKAAVNVLLAELNNTKNAMLVRIYAAGSLGLLGNKAGLALATSGLDSNEPAIIMAAIRALGAIGSSSSIADLTPFTAKQENRTFRMAAMLSISQIKAAALAETQKAAFIKQELTRNFGSSEYIHWGTGALKRMKSAEAKKALEGLAGITSPDFKMLRAAARLRMKAAR, encoded by the coding sequence ATGACAAGAAGAACCATCATCGTATCAATCCTGGCCATCGGGCTGGTTATACTGCCCGCCCTGGCCCCTGCCGCCTCCCCGGTTTCGCGCCTCAAGGACCCGGCCACCCGCCACGCCGACGCCGACTCCATCCTGGAGCAGATTCTGGACCAGGGCGCGGGCGCGGTTCCCGAACTCACCACCATGGCAGGCCAGGCTTCCTCAGGCTCGGACGTGGAATCATTCCAGCGCTCCCACAGGGCGCGGGTCACCGCCATCACCCTTCTTGGCGACATGAACGCAGCCTCGGCCATTCCCACCCTGGCCGCCATAGTGAAATCCTCCGGCGAGGTCTCGGCCATCAACAACGCGGCCCGGTCCATGGGACGCATGGGCGGCGCGGCGGCATACGCGGCCCTTTCCGGCATTCTGGCCTACGTCAACCAGGCTCCCGACGCCCTGGCCTTCGAGCGCAAAAAGGCCGTGATAATGGCCCTGGGGCTCTGCGGCGAAAAGGCTGCGGTGAACGTCCTTCTGGCCGAGCTCAACAATACCAAAAACGCCATGCTGGTCCGCATCTACGCGGCGGGCTCCCTGGGCCTTCTGGGAAACAAGGCGGGCCTTGCCCTTGCCACCTCCGGGCTCGATTCCAATGAGCCGGCCATAATCATGGCGGCCATACGCGCCCTGGGAGCCATCGGGTCGTCGTCATCCATCGCCGACCTGACTCCCTTTACCGCCAAGCAGGAAAACCGCACCTTCCGCATGGCCGCAATGCTTTCGATAAGCCAGATCAAGGCCGCCGCCCTGGCCGAAACCCAGAAGGCCGCCTTCATAAAGCAGGAACTCACGAGAAATTTCGGATCGAGCGAATACATCCACTGGGGCACCGGCGCATTGAAGAGAATGAAATCCGCAGAAGCGAAAAAGGCCCTGGAAGGACTGGCCGGAATCACCTCGCCGGACTTCAAGATGCTTCGCGCCGCAGCAAGGCTTCGCATGAAAGCCGCCCGGTAA